Proteins co-encoded in one Erythrolamprus reginae isolate rEryReg1 unplaced genomic scaffold, rEryReg1.hap1 H_31, whole genome shotgun sequence genomic window:
- the LOC139155597 gene encoding uncharacterized protein C1orf232-like, translating into MTQGFWRVYKTKVMQALGGELQEEDLQDESENPQLVETTDSIMLSEEGLNSVAQLAQRVQGAGVKGWRTMSSLFNREDEDQLLVPEPSADHPLAAKPAEETAEKKTAGFWDVFANKWQQTSPLEKMTAKVDPSEERVEGSGGSGVSPAEEVSDLGCENDLREAEGVAFKWSFVTNKLAELKNKNIPKSN; encoded by the exons ATGACGCAGGGATTCTGGAGAGTCTACAAGACAAAAGTAATGCAAGCTCTTGGTGGAGAGCTCCAGGAAGAGGATCTCCAAGATGAG AGCGAGAACCCTCAACTCGTGGAAACTACAGACTCCATAATGCTGTCAGAGGAGGGACTGAACTCCGTTGCTCAGTTGGCTCAGCGG GTCCAGGGAGCTGGAGTCAAAGGCTGGAGGACCATGTCATCTTTGTTTAATCGGGAGGATGAAGATCAGTTGCTGGTTCCTGAACCATCTGCTGACCA TCCTCTAGCTGCCAAACCAGCAGAAGAAACAGCTGAGAAGAAGACGGCTGGTTTTTGGGATGTCTTTGCTAACAAGTGGCAGCAAACTTCGCCTCTGGAAAAAATGACAGCCAAGGTGGATCCCAGCGAAGAAAGGGTTGAGGGCAGTGGGGGTTCCGGGGTGAGTCCAGCTGAGGAAGTCAGTGACCTTGGCTGTGAGAACGATCTCCGAGAGGCTGAAGGCGTGGCCTTCAAGTGGAGCTTCGTAACTAACAAACTGGCTGAGTTGAAGAACAAGAACATTCCCAAAAGTAACTAG
- the LOC139155594 gene encoding zinc finger protein 593-like codes for MAPKSSRRTGSHKTHSLARQWKTKRRRRDLDEIHRDMLPENATKLLRQELDPDLPGNAQHYCLHCARYFIDLKSMKDHFRSKVHKRRLKQLSEEPYTQEEAERAAGMGSYIPPKKIEVHTQPLDEMDESS; via the exons ATGGCTCCCAAGAGCTCCCGTCGAACGGGTTCGCATAAGACCCACTCCTTGGCCCGCCAGTGGAAAACGAAGCGGCGGCGACGAGATCTGGATGAGATCCACCGCGACATGTTGCCTGAGAACGCAACGAAGCTGCTGCGCCAAGAACTGGATCCCGACCTGCCCGGCAATGCCCAGCACTACTGCCTGCACTGCGC gCGATATTTCATTGACTTAAAAAGTATGAAGGATCATTTCAGATCAAAAGTGCACAAAAGGAG actGAAGCAACTGAGTGAGGAGCCCTACACCCAGGAGGAAGCTGAGAGGGCTGCGGGGATGGGATCTTACATTCCTCCCAAGaagattgaagtccacacacagcCTCTTGATGAGATGGATGAGTCCAGCTAA